In one window of Burkholderiales bacterium DNA:
- a CDS encoding flagellin produces MPQIINTNIASLNAQRNLQQSQNSLAVSLQRLSSGLRINSAKDDAAGLAISQRFTAQINGLNVAARNANDGISLAQTAEGALGEISSNLQRIRELAVQSRNATNSATDRAALNTEAQQLKNEIDRVATQSAFNGVKLLDGTFTNQAFQVGANVGETITISAITNAQSANLGSSSIAQVTGAAASAFTAITAGDLTINTVSVGAIAADTNAANRASSVAAAVNAYSSQTGVYATILSSAPTQVVLTNSGSVPATPNIVIGLAGTATTATTGLTAATTTASTVTGFAALDISSVAGADSAITAMDAALATVATTRATLGATQNRFSSVVSSLQTAAENLSASRSRIQDADFAAETANLTRAQILQQAGTAMLAQANALPNNVLTLLRG; encoded by the coding sequence ATGCCTCAGATCATCAACACCAACATCGCGTCGCTGAACGCGCAGCGGAATCTGCAGCAGTCGCAGAACAGCCTCGCCGTCTCGTTGCAGCGCCTCTCGTCGGGCCTGCGCATCAACAGCGCGAAGGACGACGCCGCCGGTCTCGCGATCTCGCAGCGCTTCACCGCGCAGATCAACGGTCTCAACGTCGCCGCCCGCAACGCGAACGACGGCATCTCGCTCGCCCAGACCGCGGAAGGCGCGCTCGGCGAGATCTCGAGCAACCTGCAGCGCATCCGCGAACTGGCGGTCCAGTCGCGCAACGCCACCAACAGCGCGACCGATCGCGCCGCGCTGAACACCGAGGCGCAGCAGCTCAAGAACGAGATCGACCGGGTCGCGACGCAGAGCGCGTTCAACGGCGTGAAGCTTCTCGACGGCACGTTCACCAACCAGGCGTTCCAGGTCGGCGCGAACGTCGGCGAGACGATCACGATCTCCGCGATCACCAACGCGCAGTCCGCGAACCTCGGCTCCTCGTCGATCGCCCAGGTCACCGGCGCGGCCGCCTCGGCGTTCACCGCGATCACCGCCGGCGACCTCACGATCAACACGGTCTCGGTGGGCGCCATCGCCGCGGACACCAACGCCGCGAACCGGGCGTCGAGCGTCGCGGCGGCGGTCAACGCGTACTCGAGCCAGACCGGCGTCTACGCGACGATCCTCTCGTCCGCGCCGACGCAGGTCGTGCTGACGAACTCGGGCTCGGTTCCGGCCACGCCGAACATCGTGATCGGCCTCGCGGGCACGGCGACGACGGCGACGACCGGCCTCACCGCAGCGACGACGACCGCCTCGACCGTGACCGGCTTCGCCGCGCTCGACATCTCGTCGGTCGCCGGCGCGGACAGCGCGATCACCGCGATGGACGCCGCTCTGGCCACGGTCGCGACCACCCGTGCGACCCTGGGCGCGACGCAGAACCGTTTCTCGTCGGTGGTGTCTTCGCTGCAGACGGCGGCCGAGAACCTGTCGGCGTCGCGCAGCCGCATCCAGGACGCCGACTTCGCCGCCGAGACCGCCAACCTGACCCGCGCGCAGATCCTGCAGCAGGCCGGCACGGCGATGCTCGCCCAGGCGAACGCGCTGCCCAACAACGTGTTGACGCTGCTGCGCGGCTAG
- the fliS gene encoding flagellar export chaperone FliS, whose product MVPPHAAQAYARIGVETGVAAASPHRLVLMLYDGVLDSIALASHHLAAGRIADKGRAISKAIAIVESGLRPALDRARGGEIAAQLDALYAYSTQRLLEAGAGNDAGRLAEVHALLSDIREAWQAVADRVEPVGRAA is encoded by the coding sequence ATGGTTCCTCCGCACGCAGCCCAGGCCTACGCGCGCATCGGTGTCGAGACCGGTGTCGCGGCGGCGAGTCCACACCGCCTCGTGTTGATGCTTTACGACGGTGTCCTCGACAGCATCGCGCTGGCGTCGCATCACCTCGCGGCCGGACGCATCGCCGACAAGGGACGCGCGATTTCGAAGGCGATCGCGATCGTGGAGAGCGGGCTTCGCCCCGCCCTCGACCGGGCGCGTGGCGGCGAGATCGCCGCGCAACTCGACGCGTTGTACGCATACTCGACGCAGCGCCTCCTCGAAGCGGGCGCCGGGAACGATGCGGGCCGGCTCGCCGAGGTGCATGCGCTCCTCTCGGACATTCGCGAGGCCTGGCAGGCCGTGGCCGACCGCGTCGAGCCGGTGGGGCGTGCCGCATGA
- the motB gene encoding flagellar motor protein MotB produces MSGEERPIIVVRRVKKVAGGAHGAAWKIAYADFVTAMMAFFLLMWLLGSTTKADLNGIADYFKTPLKVALAGGSGSGDSSSVLKGGGQDLTRSVGQVKSGELPTEKRIINLKAAQAEVERLERRKLDELKGRLESAIEARALLRQFRRQLRIDMTPEGLRVQIVDEQNRPMFDSGSAILKDYARDILRELASLMNDLPNRVSLAGHTDAKPYAGGERGYSNWELSADRANASRRELVAGGIAEAKIVRVVGLAAAVPFVVDDPLAPSNRRISITVLKPRAEQQILDAASAAPALEAPEAIPAAEAPAHSETAPENAPPRTAPESAGTR; encoded by the coding sequence ATGAGCGGCGAAGAGCGGCCCATCATCGTCGTCCGACGCGTGAAGAAGGTCGCGGGCGGCGCCCACGGCGCGGCGTGGAAGATCGCGTACGCGGACTTCGTGACCGCGATGATGGCGTTCTTCCTGCTGATGTGGCTGCTCGGATCGACGACGAAGGCGGACCTGAACGGCATCGCCGACTACTTCAAGACGCCGCTCAAGGTGGCGCTCGCCGGAGGCAGCGGCAGCGGCGACAGCTCGTCGGTCCTCAAGGGGGGCGGGCAGGACCTGACGCGCTCCGTCGGCCAGGTCAAGAGCGGCGAACTGCCGACCGAGAAACGCATCATCAACCTCAAGGCGGCGCAGGCCGAGGTCGAGCGCCTCGAGCGCCGGAAGCTCGACGAGCTCAAGGGAAGGCTCGAGTCCGCGATCGAGGCGCGGGCGCTGCTGCGCCAGTTCCGCCGACAGCTTCGCATCGACATGACGCCCGAGGGTTTGCGCGTGCAAATCGTCGACGAGCAGAACCGGCCGATGTTCGACTCCGGCAGCGCGATCCTGAAGGACTACGCGCGCGACATCCTGCGTGAACTCGCGAGCCTGATGAACGATCTGCCGAACCGGGTGTCGCTCGCCGGCCACACGGACGCGAAGCCCTACGCGGGCGGCGAGCGCGGGTACAGCAACTGGGAGCTCTCGGCGGACCGCGCCAACGCGTCGCGTCGCGAGCTGGTCGCCGGCGGCATCGCCGAGGCGAAGATCGTTCGCGTCGTCGGTCTGGCGGCCGCCGTTCCGTTCGTCGTCGACGACCCGTTGGCCCCCTCGAATCGTCGCATCAGCATCACGGTGCTGAAACCGCGGGCCGAGCAGCAGATCCTCGATGCCGCCTCGGCGGCGCCCGCCCTCGAAGCTCCGGAGGCGATTCCTGCCGCGGAGGCCCCGGCGCATTCCGAGACCGCTCCCGAGAACGCCCCGCCGAGGACAGCTCCGGAATCGGCGGGAACGCGCTGA
- the motA gene encoding flagellar motor stator protein MotA encodes MLVLVGYVVVVGSVLGGFALSGGHLGAIYQPLELLIIGGAAFGAFIVGNSPKTVKATLLAVPSCLKGTRYGKALSMELMSLLYDLLNKVRKEGLMSIERDIEAPAESALFQKYPKVAADHHIVEFLTDYLRLMVSGNMNAFEIETLMEHEIETHHHEAEVPAHAVQKIADGLPAFGIVAAVMGVVHTMESVGLPPAELGKLIASALVGTFLGILLSYGIVGPLSGLLENKARESTKILHCIKATLLAQLNGYAPAIAIEFGRKVLYSSERPSFAELEGHVKGART; translated from the coding sequence ATGCTGGTGCTGGTCGGATACGTCGTCGTCGTCGGTTCGGTGCTCGGGGGCTTCGCGCTCTCGGGCGGCCACCTGGGCGCCATCTACCAGCCGCTCGAGCTCCTGATCATCGGCGGCGCCGCGTTCGGCGCGTTCATCGTCGGCAACTCGCCGAAGACGGTCAAGGCGACGCTCCTCGCCGTTCCGTCCTGCCTCAAGGGGACGCGCTACGGCAAGGCGCTGTCGATGGAGCTGATGAGCCTGCTCTACGACCTGCTGAACAAGGTGCGCAAGGAGGGCCTGATGTCGATCGAGCGCGATATCGAGGCGCCCGCCGAGAGCGCGCTGTTCCAGAAGTATCCGAAGGTCGCCGCCGACCACCACATCGTCGAGTTCCTGACCGACTACCTGCGGTTGATGGTGAGCGGGAACATGAACGCGTTCGAGATCGAAACGCTGATGGAGCACGAGATCGAGACCCACCATCACGAGGCCGAGGTGCCGGCGCACGCGGTGCAGAAGATCGCCGACGGCCTGCCGGCGTTCGGTATCGTCGCCGCGGTGATGGGCGTCGTGCACACGATGGAGTCGGTCGGCCTGCCGCCCGCCGAGCTGGGCAAGCTCATCGCCTCCGCGCTCGTCGGCACTTTCCTCGGCATCCTGCTCTCCTACGGCATCGTCGGCCCGCTGTCGGGCCTGCTCGAGAACAAGGCGCGGGAGTCGACCAAGATCCTCCACTGCATCAAGGCGACGCTGCTCGCGCAGCTCAACGGCTACGCGCCCGCGATCGCGATCGAGTTCGGACGCAAGGTGCTCTACTCGAGCGAGCGACCGAGCTTCGCCGAGCTCGAGGGCCACGTGAAGGGCGCGAGGACCTGA
- a CDS encoding flagellar protein FlaG: MRMNSLDALPPALAQAMAGVGASAPATSTAPESGGDARRVAAAPTAEALAAAVSHANRLLVELAPGLEFEFDGESHRVIVRLVDREDHRVIRQIPSDEMLAIARALERTRGALIEDRS; encoded by the coding sequence ATGCGGATGAACTCGCTCGACGCGCTGCCCCCGGCCCTCGCCCAGGCGATGGCCGGGGTCGGCGCATCCGCGCCCGCCACGTCCACGGCGCCGGAAAGCGGCGGCGACGCGCGCCGGGTGGCCGCAGCGCCGACGGCGGAAGCGTTGGCGGCAGCGGTCTCCCACGCGAATCGCCTGCTGGTCGAACTGGCCCCGGGACTCGAGTTCGAGTTCGACGGCGAGTCCCATCGCGTCATCGTGCGCTTGGTGGACCGCGAGGACCATCGGGTGATCCGGCAGATCCCGAGCGACGAGATGCTCGCGATCGCGCGCGCGCTCGAACGCACGCGGGGCGCGCTGATCGAGGACCGAAGCTAG
- the flhD gene encoding flagellar transcriptional regulator FlhD, whose amino-acid sequence MLDTELLDEIREANLAYLLLAQRLLRQDRAEALYRLGVSDEVADLLAQLSTAQLLRIATSSQLMCRFRCDDRLVWDLLVKHAKDKGVRGVHAAILMNSALAQAA is encoded by the coding sequence ATGCTCGATACCGAACTCCTCGACGAGATCCGCGAAGCGAACCTCGCCTATCTGCTGCTCGCCCAGCGCCTGCTGCGCCAGGACCGCGCCGAAGCGCTCTACCGGCTCGGCGTGAGCGACGAGGTCGCCGACCTCCTCGCGCAGCTCTCGACCGCCCAACTCCTGCGCATCGCGACGTCGAGCCAGCTCATGTGCCGCTTCCGCTGCGACGACCGGCTGGTCTGGGATCTGCTCGTCAAGCACGCGAAGGACAAGGGCGTGCGCGGCGTGCACGCCGCGATCCTGATGAACTCCGCGCTGGCGCAGGCCGCCTGA
- a CDS encoding EscU/YscU/HrcU family type III secretion system export apparatus switch protein, translated as MADPTPQAVALRYSVNDAAPVLVARGRGVIAEAILARAREAGIAVHASADLVAFLMRVDLDQRIPPVLYAAVAEVLAWVHRIDADRAGDGGPA; from the coding sequence ATGGCTGATCCGACGCCGCAGGCCGTCGCGCTGCGCTACTCCGTCAACGACGCCGCGCCGGTCCTCGTCGCGCGGGGCCGAGGCGTGATCGCCGAGGCCATCCTCGCGCGCGCGCGCGAGGCGGGCATCGCGGTGCATGCGTCCGCCGACCTGGTCGCGTTCCTGATGCGGGTCGACCTCGACCAGCGCATTCCACCCGTGCTCTACGCTGCGGTGGCCGAAGTCCTGGCGTGGGTGCATCGCATCGACGCGGACCGTGCGGGCGACGGGGGACCTGCATGA
- a CDS encoding flagellar hook-length control protein FliK, translated as MDSSAPPGAATVRIDAPLVSRAPDASGVRQLAASIARAVERSGLFYEAHQAQWVAGERRLDELEGEARGRVATTPPDVRSATQLALLDAGVLRLSFEAWAGQAVDLEIVDPRHRAAGEVERDDSWRTRLTVVTPALGTIVATFALRAGALSIAFAAEAHRVRHDLARALPRLREALAAHEPATTSLMVADDHG; from the coding sequence ATGGATTCGTCCGCTCCACCCGGCGCGGCGACCGTGCGCATCGACGCACCCCTCGTCTCCCGCGCGCCCGACGCCTCCGGGGTCCGCCAGCTCGCGGCGTCGATCGCCCGTGCCGTCGAACGCAGCGGATTGTTCTACGAAGCCCACCAGGCCCAGTGGGTCGCCGGCGAGCGCCGTCTGGACGAGCTCGAGGGCGAGGCCCGCGGGCGAGTCGCCACGACGCCGCCCGACGTACGCTCGGCAACGCAACTCGCTCTGCTCGACGCGGGAGTGCTTCGTCTCTCGTTCGAGGCCTGGGCCGGACAAGCCGTCGACCTCGAGATCGTCGACCCCCGCCACCGGGCGGCAGGCGAGGTCGAGCGCGACGATTCGTGGCGCACGAGACTCACGGTCGTCACGCCGGCCCTCGGCACGATCGTTGCGACGTTCGCGCTGCGGGCCGGCGCGTTGTCGATCGCGTTCGCCGCGGAGGCGCACCGGGTGCGGCACGACCTCGCCCGGGCGCTGCCGCGCCTGCGCGAAGCGCTCGCCGCGCACGAGCCCGCAACGACCAGTCTCATGGTCGCCGACGATCATGGCTGA
- the fliD gene encoding flagellar filament capping protein FliD — protein MATTSSLASPGLASGLDINAIVEKLMAVERRPLQTLATRESATKERISAYGQIKSALAALQTAAASVSSVAPFRSTLAQVSDPAVFTASTGDGAVAGRYDIEVSALARAQKLASSGFAAATDVVGTGTLTFEFGTTSGTTFTPDASLAARTVTIAAGQDSLSGVRDAVNAAKIGVTATIVDDGSATGKRLVFTSDASGAARSMRIGVADDDAANGDAAGLSRLAWDPAGTPGAGKNLEQKAVAQDAAFSVDGIAITSSSNTVGSAIAGVTLNLAGETDGTPATLVIGRNGQAAAVAMQTFVKAYNDAATLLDALTRYDATARKASTLTGDSTARSVQTQLRGLLSAAAQLVPGKSLADAGITSQRDGRLAFDPAKLDALLASDASSVESMFAALGKASDARVSVSGLGSATAAGTYSVDVTTLARSASVEGGAAAALAYTAGVDDALTATVDGKSVGVTLAASYASAATLAADVASKLNGALAQAGSAARVRVGSSGGVLKFESTTVGAVSTLTLSGTAVAALVGGSPVSTSGSDVAGTIGGVAAYGIGNLLTAPAGSPAAGLRLLIDGATTGPRGNVEVTLGAGARLGTLLTDLLESDGLLDARTDGLERSLSDLAKQKSAIDRRLEQVEAAYRRQFNALDATIATLNTTSSYLEQQLANLPKIGPSS, from the coding sequence ATGGCCACGACCAGCAGCCTCGCCTCGCCCGGCCTCGCGTCGGGTCTCGACATCAACGCGATCGTCGAGAAGCTCATGGCGGTCGAGCGCAGGCCGCTCCAGACGCTCGCCACGCGCGAGAGCGCCACGAAGGAGCGCATCTCGGCGTACGGCCAGATCAAGAGCGCGCTCGCCGCGCTCCAGACCGCGGCCGCCTCCGTATCGTCGGTCGCTCCGTTTCGCTCGACGCTCGCGCAGGTCTCCGATCCCGCGGTGTTCACCGCATCGACCGGCGATGGTGCGGTCGCAGGCCGCTACGACATCGAGGTTTCGGCGCTCGCGCGCGCCCAGAAGCTGGCGTCCTCCGGATTCGCCGCGGCCACCGATGTGGTCGGCACCGGCACGCTCACCTTCGAATTCGGGACCACGTCGGGCACGACGTTCACGCCCGACGCCTCGCTCGCGGCGCGCACGGTCACGATCGCCGCCGGACAGGACTCGCTCTCCGGCGTCCGCGACGCGGTCAATGCCGCGAAGATCGGCGTCACCGCGACGATCGTCGACGACGGCAGCGCGACCGGCAAGCGTCTCGTGTTCACGTCGGACGCGTCGGGCGCTGCGAGAAGCATGCGCATCGGGGTCGCGGACGACGACGCCGCGAACGGCGACGCGGCGGGCCTTTCGCGGCTCGCCTGGGACCCCGCGGGCACGCCCGGCGCGGGCAAGAACCTCGAGCAGAAGGCGGTCGCCCAGGACGCGGCGTTCAGCGTCGACGGCATCGCGATCACGTCGTCGTCGAACACGGTCGGCTCCGCCATCGCCGGGGTCACGCTGAATCTCGCAGGCGAGACCGACGGCACGCCGGCGACGCTCGTCATCGGCCGCAACGGGCAGGCCGCCGCGGTCGCGATGCAGACGTTCGTCAAGGCCTACAACGACGCCGCGACACTGCTCGACGCCCTGACCAGGTACGACGCGACCGCGCGCAAGGCCTCGACGCTCACCGGCGACTCGACCGCCCGCTCGGTGCAGACGCAACTCCGCGGCCTTCTGTCCGCGGCGGCGCAGCTCGTGCCCGGCAAGTCGCTCGCCGACGCCGGGATCACGTCCCAGCGCGACGGCAGGCTCGCGTTCGACCCGGCGAAGCTCGACGCCCTCCTGGCGAGCGACGCGTCGTCGGTCGAATCGATGTTCGCGGCGCTCGGCAAGGCGAGCGACGCGCGGGTGTCGGTTTCGGGCCTCGGCAGCGCGACGGCTGCAGGAACCTACTCGGTCGACGTCACCACCCTCGCCCGCTCGGCGAGCGTCGAAGGCGGCGCCGCAGCGGCGCTCGCGTACACGGCCGGAGTCGACGACGCGCTCACCGCTACCGTCGACGGGAAGTCGGTCGGCGTCACGCTCGCGGCGTCCTACGCGAGCGCCGCGACGCTCGCCGCCGACGTCGCCTCGAAGCTCAACGGGGCACTGGCGCAGGCCGGGAGCGCAGCGCGTGTGCGCGTCGGATCGAGCGGCGGCGTGCTGAAGTTCGAATCGACGACCGTCGGCGCCGTATCGACCCTCACGCTGTCCGGCACCGCGGTCGCCGCCCTGGTGGGCGGGAGTCCGGTTTCGACGTCCGGTTCGGACGTCGCCGGCACGATCGGCGGTGTCGCGGCGTACGGCATCGGCAACCTCTTGACCGCACCGGCGGGCAGTCCCGCCGCGGGCCTGCGCCTCCTCATCGACGGTGCGACGACCGGCCCGCGCGGGAACGTCGAAGTCACGCTCGGTGCCGGCGCGCGACTCGGCACGCTCTTGACCGACCTGCTCGAAAGCGACGGTCTCCTCGACGCGCGGACCGACGGCCTCGAGCGGAGCCTCTCCGACCTCGCGAAGCAGAAGAGCGCGATCGATCGCCGCCTCGAGCAGGTCGAGGCCGCCTATCGCCGGCAGTTCAACGCGCTCGACGCGACGATCGCCACGCTCAACACGACCAGCAGCTATCTCGAGCAGCAGCTCGCCAACCTGCCGAAGATCGGTCCGTCGTCGTGA
- the fliE gene encoding flagellar hook-basal body complex protein FliE, whose amino-acid sequence MAIDTSAIDAVLARIHAAREATAGGLGTIVAPAKAASRGASGVDFGTLVRDAIRGADQAQKDAAALGVRFQRGDPAVGLEDTMIAVQKANLSLQQIVQVRNRVVAAYHDIMNMPI is encoded by the coding sequence ATGGCCATCGACACCTCAGCCATCGATGCGGTGCTCGCCCGGATCCACGCCGCGCGGGAAGCGACGGCCGGCGGACTGGGCACGATCGTCGCGCCGGCGAAGGCCGCCTCGCGCGGCGCCAGCGGGGTCGATTTCGGCACGCTCGTGCGCGATGCGATCCGCGGCGCCGACCAGGCCCAGAAGGACGCCGCTGCGCTGGGGGTGCGCTTTCAGCGCGGCGATCCGGCGGTGGGGCTCGAGGACACGATGATCGCCGTGCAAAAGGCGAACCTGTCGCTCCAGCAGATCGTCCAGGTGCGCAACCGCGTCGTGGCGGCCTACCACGACATCATGAACATGCCGATCTGA
- a CDS encoding flagellar brake protein, whose protein sequence is MNLAPDDACDGLTDGRFRIGSRSEIASILRDLMAKHALVAASGGGDAQIVTTILSVEVDTGELVLDWGGTGRIADRLMAASRVLFETSLDQVRVRFASGPPAPTVFDGEAAFRVAIPEFVFRIQRRDSYRLKVPASLRATLVVEAFAQAGPASTSLVLHDISETGACVGASRTDPAAAAGARHERCRLLLPELPPISVGVEVIHVASRNDGAMRYGVRFLGIPERDAATIRRFIARVERDRRMRT, encoded by the coding sequence ATGAACCTCGCGCCCGACGACGCCTGCGACGGACTGACGGACGGCCGCTTCCGGATCGGTTCGCGCTCGGAGATCGCGTCGATCCTGCGGGACCTGATGGCGAAGCACGCGCTCGTCGCCGCCTCGGGAGGCGGCGACGCCCAGATCGTCACGACGATCCTGTCGGTCGAGGTCGATACCGGGGAACTCGTGCTCGACTGGGGCGGCACCGGACGCATCGCCGACCGCCTGATGGCCGCGAGCCGCGTGCTCTTCGAGACCTCGCTCGACCAGGTCCGGGTGCGCTTCGCCTCCGGCCCGCCGGCGCCGACGGTGTTCGACGGCGAAGCCGCGTTCCGCGTGGCGATCCCCGAGTTCGTGTTCCGGATCCAGCGTCGCGACTCGTACCGGCTCAAGGTGCCCGCGTCGCTGCGCGCCACGCTCGTGGTCGAGGCATTCGCGCAGGCCGGTCCCGCGTCCACCTCCCTGGTGCTCCACGACATCTCGGAGACCGGCGCGTGCGTCGGCGCCTCGCGCACGGATCCGGCGGCCGCGGCGGGCGCGCGCCACGAGCGCTGTCGCCTCCTGCTCCCCGAATTGCCTCCGATCTCCGTCGGTGTCGAAGTGATCCACGTCGCCTCCCGGAACGACGGGGCGATGCGCTACGGCGTCAGGTTCCTCGGGATCCCCGAACGCGACGCTGCGACGATCCGACGCTTCATCGCCCGCGTCGAGCGCGACCGCCGCATGCGCACCTGA
- a CDS encoding EscU/YscU/HrcU family type III secretion system export apparatus switch protein, which produces MADEHRDDRQFDPTERRLERAREEGNVARSPELATAAVALVAASTAALAGPAVFRAALSFAGEGLRIPREAAFDPARAVDALSHQALAAMVAMAPWFGLMLVAACAGPMLMSGGVASFKAIAPKASRLDPLGGLSRLFSMRSVGALMIALAKCALLGAIAWVGVTRALPELSAAGAVDAVAGVGRIGAWLATVGFALAAGILAIALADVPVRWWRHHRDLRMTREEMREELRESDGDPQMKARIRSMRRAGAGRRMMAAVPTATVVVTNPTHYAVALEYRPSMRAPRVVAKGADLVAQRIRAVAAEHRVPMLEAPSLARALWKHADVGGEIPQALYPVVARLLAWVWQVEQAMASGGATPGHPDDFDVPPGLDPAPGAA; this is translated from the coding sequence ATGGCCGACGAGCACCGCGACGACCGACAGTTCGACCCGACCGAACGCCGCCTCGAACGGGCGCGCGAGGAGGGCAACGTCGCACGATCGCCGGAGCTCGCGACCGCTGCGGTCGCGCTCGTCGCCGCATCGACTGCAGCGCTCGCCGGGCCCGCGGTCTTCCGGGCCGCGCTGTCGTTCGCCGGCGAAGGCCTTCGCATCCCGCGCGAGGCGGCGTTCGACCCGGCGCGGGCCGTCGACGCGCTGTCGCACCAGGCCCTCGCCGCGATGGTAGCGATGGCGCCCTGGTTCGGGCTGATGCTGGTGGCCGCATGCGCGGGTCCGATGCTGATGTCGGGCGGCGTCGCGTCGTTCAAGGCGATCGCGCCCAAGGCGTCGCGACTCGATCCGCTGGGCGGCCTGAGCCGTCTGTTCTCGATGCGCAGCGTCGGGGCGCTCATGATCGCGCTCGCGAAGTGCGCGCTGCTCGGCGCGATCGCCTGGGTCGGCGTGACGCGCGCGCTGCCCGAACTCTCCGCGGCGGGTGCGGTCGATGCCGTCGCCGGCGTCGGTCGCATCGGTGCGTGGCTCGCGACCGTCGGATTCGCGCTGGCCGCCGGCATCCTCGCCATCGCGCTGGCCGACGTGCCGGTGCGCTGGTGGCGCCATCACCGCGACCTGCGGATGACCCGCGAGGAGATGCGCGAAGAACTGCGGGAGAGCGACGGTGATCCCCAGATGAAGGCGCGCATCCGCAGCATGCGGCGCGCAGGCGCCGGCAGGCGCATGATGGCCGCGGTTCCGACCGCGACGGTCGTCGTCACGAACCCGACGCACTACGCGGTCGCGCTCGAGTACCGCCCGTCGATGCGGGCCCCGAGAGTCGTCGCCAAAGGGGCGGATCTGGTCGCGCAACGCATCCGAGCGGTCGCCGCCGAGCACCGGGTGCCGATGCTGGAAGCGCCATCGCTCGCCCGCGCGCTGTGGAAGCACGCCGACGTCGGAGGCGAGATCCCGCAGGCGCTCTACCCGGTCGTGGCGCGGCTGCTCGCCTGGGTGTGGCAGGTCGAGCAGGCGATGGCATCAGGCGGCGCGACGCCGGGACATCCCGACGACTTCGACGTGCCACCGGGCCTCGACCCGGCCCCGGGGGCCGCATGA
- the flhC gene encoding flagellar transcriptional regulator FlhC, which translates to MRLQSVVDDAREVQQATALIRLGARLQVLEAETRLSRERLLKLYKEIVGRSPPKGMLPFSTDWFVTWMPNIHASLLCNLHLRLGAGAKGSRADRLVRSYRLYLEQCVTLELEPALSITRAWRLVKFVEAGMLKLAPCTRCGGHFVVREGDLTRHYVCGLCNVPARAGRTRAARLAEAA; encoded by the coding sequence ATGCGACTGCAGAGCGTCGTCGACGATGCGCGCGAGGTGCAGCAGGCCACGGCGCTGATCCGGCTCGGGGCGCGGCTCCAGGTCCTCGAAGCCGAGACGAGACTGTCGCGCGAGCGGCTGCTGAAGCTCTACAAGGAGATCGTCGGACGCTCGCCGCCGAAAGGGATGCTCCCGTTCTCGACCGACTGGTTCGTGACCTGGATGCCCAACATCCACGCATCGCTCCTGTGCAATCTCCACCTCAGGCTGGGCGCCGGGGCGAAGGGTTCGCGCGCCGACCGGCTGGTCAGATCCTATCGGCTCTATCTCGAGCAATGCGTGACGCTCGAACTCGAACCGGCGCTGTCGATCACGCGGGCTTGGCGCCTCGTCAAGTTCGTCGAGGCCGGCATGCTGAAGCTCGCGCCGTGCACCCGCTGCGGCGGCCATTTCGTCGTGCGCGAAGGCGACCTCACCCGGCACTACGTCTGCGGACTGTGCAACGTGCCGGCACGCGCGGGCCGGACCCGCGCCGCGCGGCTGGCGGAAGCCGCCTGA